GAGAACTGCTAATCATATGACTATAAGGATCTGACAGGTGATAGGATAAACCTGCGTAGGTGATCAGTTCCAATTGTCGGAAACCTGCTTATCATGTTTGTAGCCGCCGGAGCCGTGACCTTTGTGATCGCATTCATGATTTTGAAAGCAAAGACACCTGTCCATGGGAAGCTCTCACTGCGTGAGAAACTGAAGCGACTTGACCTGCTCGGTAGCTTCCTGCTCATAGCAGGGCTGGTGTCACTTTTCTTCGCACTGCAATGGGGCGGGACTAGATACCCATGGTCCGATCCGAGGGTCTACGCATGCATAGTGGTCTTTGGAATACTCGCGTCGGCATTTGGAGTGCTACAGGCAACCAAGAAAGAAGAGTAAGATCGTGCCGAGCATTGAGTCACCACGTCTAACAGAATTAATAGGGCTACTATCCCCACGCGTATCCTTTCGCAACGCACTGTGGCAATCAGCTGCGTCTTCAACATGCTCATGTCCATGGCGCACAATACGCACATGTATTACTTGGCGTTCTACTTCCAAGCTGTACTGGGGACCAATGCTGTGACTTCAGGCGTGCGCTGTCTCGCATACGGAATCCCGTGCAGCATCGCAATCATCATCACGGGCGCATGCATCAGCTCCAAAGGCCACTACGTCCCCTTCATGTGGCTGGGGTCAAGCATATTCATCGCTGGGTGTGTGTTGCTACGCGAACTGGACAGAGGTTCTTCGACAGGAGAATGGCTTGGCTTCCAGATCCTCAGCGGAGCGGGAATCGGGCTTGCGGAACAGGTCCCATTCATCGCGGTGCAGGTGGTCCTCCCCGACGATGACATGCCAACCGCCTGTGCCCTGGTCGTCTTCTTTCGTTTATTCGGCGGCGCAGTGGGGCTCAGCATCGCTTCTAACCTCTTCTCCGGGGAGCTCTTCCGGCGACTGGCGAGAGCGCCGGCAGGGATCGATGCCAAAACCATACGGGATGCGGGCGCAGCGGATCTGGCTAAAGCGGTACCGGCGGCTGCGTTGCCGTTAGTCCAGAGGGCTTTCAGTTATGCCGTCTCCAGGGCCTTTGTTCTGCCTATCGTTGTGGCGAGCATGTCGTTGGTTCTGAGCTTCGGGATGCAGAGACGATGGATTCCGGACGACCGAGTGCAGCCggctcaaggagatgaaTCTGCTGTGACTATTGAGACGGCTGGAGCTACGGATTTGGATCAGAGGCAAAATGAAAAGACCGTTTAGATAGAGTATGGAGCCTTGAATTGAAGAATTAGCTAATACATCCACTCTCCTATTGCCGTCAATTACAGTAATCT
This window of the Fusarium keratoplasticum isolate Fu6.1 chromosome 3, whole genome shotgun sequence genome carries:
- a CDS encoding MFS domain-containing protein, which gives rise to MESDQRGSLDITTQTDPNVNNSKVAENKYNNDGPHSKEKVETSPGDSESNTAVPPLQTDDETPTHQYATPRELSLLSTVFTIATFMIAIDGSILATAIPKITSDFRRLDDVPWYGSAYLLTEMAFQPTFGRLYTLFDARILYLVSIIIFEAGTILCAAAPNSASLITGRVISGAGAAGLLCGSLAVYGRSVPLRARPFGMALVTSMYGIAGVLGPTLGGLITDTPRLTWRFCFWINLPAGAVTFVIAFMILKAKTPVHGKLSLREKLKRLDLLGSFLLIAGLVSLFFALQWGGTRYPWSDPRVYACIVVFGILASAFGVLQATKKEEATIPTRILSQRTVAISCVFNMLMSMAHNTHMYYLAFYFQAVLGTNAVTSGVRCLAYGIPCSIAIIITGACISSKGHYVPFMWLGSSIFIAGCVLLRELDRGSSTGEWLGFQILSGAGIGLAEQVPFIAVQVVLPDDDMPTACALVVFFRLFGGAVGLSIASNLFSGELFRRLARAPAGIDAKTIRDAGAADLAKAVPAAALPLVQRAFSYAVSRAFVLPIVVASMSLVLSFGMQRRWIPDDRVQPAQGDESAVTIETAGATDLDQRQNEKTV